The genomic interval GTGCCGACTGGTCGCTGAAGCCCAATCTTCCCGCGATCCTGGGGCATGAGGGCGTGAGGGCCTTTGAAGCAGTAACGGTTCGGCGGTGTGCAGGCGGCGATCAGCGTCGCGGTGACGAAGAAGGCCTTTGAACAGGCGTACCGCTCCTTGAAGCGCGGCGGCACGCTCGTTGTCGTCGGGTTGCCGAACGACGAACTGCCGATTCCCATTTTCGATGCGGTGCTCAACGGGATTACGGTTAAGGGCTCGGTGGTCGGAACGGGCGCGTTGTGTTAACCATGGAGTGGGTGTGAAAGGACAAGAAAACGCGACGCGGCCGGGGGAATTTTTCCCGGCCGCATTTGCGTTTGTGCGCCGGCATGGTTTCTTCTGTTCCGCGCGGTTGGTTGCGTTTTCACCGTGTCCCGCTCGGAAACCGTGGTAGAATGAAAAACGAAGCGAGAGGAGGCGCGTGTCCATGGAAGTGATCAAAATCACGCCGCGCGGGTACTGCTACGGCGTTGTCGACGCGATGATGCTCGCCCAGTACGCGGCGAAAAACCCCGATCTGCCGCGACCCATCTACATCCTGGGCATGATCGTCCACAACCGGCATGTCGTCGAAGCCTTCGAGAAGCTGGGCATCCGCACCCTCGACGGAGCGGACCGCTTGTCGCTCCTCGAGAGAATCGACAAGGGGACCGTCGTCTTTACGGCCCACGGCGTGTCCCCCGAGGTGCGCCGGCGGGCGCGGGAGAAGGGGCTGACCATCGTCGACGCCACCTGTCCCGACGTAACCCGCACCCATGAGCTGATCCGCGAAAAGACGGCCCAGGGGTACGAGGTGATCTACATCGGCAAGCGCGGCCATCCGGAACCGGAGGGAGCCATGGGCGTGGCGCCGGGCAAGGTGCACCTTGTGGAGAACGAGGCCGACGTCGACGCCCTCGACCTCTCCACGGACAAGCTGATCGTCACCAACCAGACGACGATGAGCCAGTGGGACGTCGCCCACCTGATCAACAAGGTCAAGCAGAAGTACCCGACGGCGGAGGTGCACAACGAGATCTGCCTGGCCACGCAGCTGCGCCAGGAGGCCGTGGCCGAGCAGGCCAAGGCGGCCGACATCTGCATCGTCGTCGGCGACCCGCGCAGCAACAATTCCAACCGGCTGGCCCAGGTGGCCGAGGAGATTGCCGGCGTGCCCGCCTACCGCGTGGCCGACGTGACGGAGAT from Calditerricola satsumensis carries:
- a CDS encoding 4-hydroxy-3-methylbut-2-enyl diphosphate reductase, which translates into the protein MEVIKITPRGYCYGVVDAMMLAQYAAKNPDLPRPIYILGMIVHNRHVVEAFEKLGIRTLDGADRLSLLERIDKGTVVFTAHGVSPEVRRRAREKGLTIVDATCPDVTRTHELIREKTAQGYEVIYIGKRGHPEPEGAMGVAPGKVHLVENEADVDALDLSTDKLIVTNQTTMSQWDVAHLINKVKQKYPTAEVHNEICLATQLRQEAVAEQAKAADICIVVGDPRSNNSNRLAQVAEEIAGVPAYRVADVTEIKPEWFKGKKKVAVTAGASTPTPITKEVIDYLEQLDPEDPSTWPVKRTVSPDRILPPAHDKAIERLLAERGAVVERT